A stretch of Dama dama isolate Ldn47 chromosome 22, ASM3311817v1, whole genome shotgun sequence DNA encodes these proteins:
- the APOLD1 gene encoding apolipoprotein L domain-containing protein 1 isoform X2 produces the protein MERPAARELQGADALRRFQGLLLDRRGRLHGQLLSLREVARRLERLRRRSLAANVAGSSLSAAGAVAAIVGLSLSPVTLGVSLLASAVGLGVATAGGAVTITSDLALIFCNSRELRRVQEIAATCQDQMREMLSCLDFFCRGQGGGDRQLLQCGRNASIALYNSVYFIVFFGSRGLLVPRRAEGATRVSQAVLKAKVQKLAESLESCTRALDELSERLEFRVQLYTKSSRGHDLKISADRPRGQFF, from the coding sequence ATGGAGAGGCCGGCGGCCCGGGAGCTGCAGGGCGCGGATGCTCTGCGACGCTTCCAGGGGTTGCTGCTGGACCGCCGCGGCCGGCTGCACGGCCAGCTACTGAGTCTGCGCGAGGTGGCCCGGCGCCTAGAGCGCCTACGTCGGCGCTCCCTGGCGGCCAACGTGGCCGGCAGCTCGCTGAGCGCGGCGGGCGCTGTGGCCGCCATCGTGGGACTCTCGCTCAGCCCCGTCACCCTGGGGGTCTCGCTGCTGGCGTCGGCCGTAGGGCTGGGGGTGGCCACCGCCGGCGGGGCCGTCACCATCACGTCCGACCTCGCCCTGATCTTCTGCAACTCCCGGGAGCTGCGGCGCGTGCAGGAGATCGCGGCCACCTGCCAGGACCAGATGCGCGAGATGCTGAGCTGCCTCGACTTCTTCTGCCGCGGGCAGGGCGGCGGAGACCGCCAGCTGCTGCAGTGCGGGAGGAACGCGTCCATCGCGCTCTACAACTCCGTATACTTCATCGTCTTCTTTGGTTCCCGCGGCCTCCTCGTGCCCAGGCGGGCCGAGGGGGCCACCAGGGTTAGCCAGGCCGTGCTAAAGGCCAAGGTTCAGAAACTGGCCGAGAGCCTGGAGTCCTGCACTCGGGCGCTGGACGAACTCAGCGAGCGGCTGGAGTTCAGAGTCCAGCTCTACACGAAGAGCAGCCGCGGCCACGACCTCAAGATCTCGGCTGACCGGCCCAGGGGGCAGTTTTTCTGA
- the APOLD1 gene encoding apolipoprotein L domain-containing protein 1 isoform X1 — protein MDMERPAARELQGADALRRFQGLLLDRRGRLHGQLLSLREVARRLERLRRRSLAANVAGSSLSAAGAVAAIVGLSLSPVTLGVSLLASAVGLGVATAGGAVTITSDLALIFCNSRELRRVQEIAATCQDQMREMLSCLDFFCRGQGGGDRQLLQCGRNASIALYNSVYFIVFFGSRGLLVPRRAEGATRVSQAVLKAKVQKLAESLESCTRALDELSERLEFRVQLYTKSSRGHDLKISADRPRGQFF, from the coding sequence GACATGGAGAGGCCGGCGGCCCGGGAGCTGCAGGGCGCGGATGCTCTGCGACGCTTCCAGGGGTTGCTGCTGGACCGCCGCGGCCGGCTGCACGGCCAGCTACTGAGTCTGCGCGAGGTGGCCCGGCGCCTAGAGCGCCTACGTCGGCGCTCCCTGGCGGCCAACGTGGCCGGCAGCTCGCTGAGCGCGGCGGGCGCTGTGGCCGCCATCGTGGGACTCTCGCTCAGCCCCGTCACCCTGGGGGTCTCGCTGCTGGCGTCGGCCGTAGGGCTGGGGGTGGCCACCGCCGGCGGGGCCGTCACCATCACGTCCGACCTCGCCCTGATCTTCTGCAACTCCCGGGAGCTGCGGCGCGTGCAGGAGATCGCGGCCACCTGCCAGGACCAGATGCGCGAGATGCTGAGCTGCCTCGACTTCTTCTGCCGCGGGCAGGGCGGCGGAGACCGCCAGCTGCTGCAGTGCGGGAGGAACGCGTCCATCGCGCTCTACAACTCCGTATACTTCATCGTCTTCTTTGGTTCCCGCGGCCTCCTCGTGCCCAGGCGGGCCGAGGGGGCCACCAGGGTTAGCCAGGCCGTGCTAAAGGCCAAGGTTCAGAAACTGGCCGAGAGCCTGGAGTCCTGCACTCGGGCGCTGGACGAACTCAGCGAGCGGCTGGAGTTCAGAGTCCAGCTCTACACGAAGAGCAGCCGCGGCCACGACCTCAAGATCTCGGCTGACCGGCCCAGGGGGCAGTTTTTCTGA